The Psychrobacter raelei genome contains the following window.
TCATAGACATAGATACCTACTCTTATCATGAGGAGATCATCATGAAAAAATTGTTATTGACCACTATTTCGCTGGTTTTGATTGCCAGCAGTCTTCCTGCTCAAGCCGCTCGGGTTAAGTGTTCTGACTTCAAATCGCAAAGAGAAGCACAGGCTTATTTTGATGCCAAAAAGCCCGGCTATCAATCCTTGGATCGCGATAAAGATGGCATTGCTTGTGAAGCTTTAAAATAACAAAGCTGTCTTGCTAACCCGCTTATCACAATAAATGTGGTCTCATTAATCTGCACCCAAAAAAAGCTTGCCACCAATTTGTGACAAGCTTTTTTTGAGCCTATTTAAATATATTCTTCTAGCAAAGCCTACTACATGCTCATTAATATATTTAATATAAGAAGTTAATATGATGCTCTAAATTAAACCATATAGCGGTGATAATTGAATTGGATCTGTATATCAACTACACTGTTTTAATTCCTCATCAAATATACATTGGATAATGGCTATGATGTTAGATGTTATACCTTTAATGGCTGAGTATGAATGGCAAGATTTACAGTCTGTAGATGTAATTGACTGTTCCGAGGATTTACATATTATTTCCAATGATGAAAAGATTAAAACTTACCCTTTTTATTTTCATCAAGAAGTGCCTAACTCCATAGACTTCTGTGCTGCACGTTTTTCCGTAATAAAAAAACTACATCAAGCAGCTCAATTGCTTCCAGAAAACCTAGGAATTATAGTATTGGATGCTTGGAGACCAAAAGCAGTACAGCTAGAGCTTCAACGACAAGTTGGTAATATTATTGATCTTCAATATCCGCAACTTAGCTTGAGTGAACGTAATGAACTTTTGCTAAAATTTGTGGCTCCTGCAAATCCGGACTTTATAAGCCCTCATTCAACTGGTGGCTCTATAGATGTTACTTTATTTGATATAGAAACAGGGAGTTGGATTAATATGGGCTCTGGTTTTGATGAGCCAAGCGAACGTTCCTATACTAGTTTTTATGAAAAATTACCTGACCATCCTGCTTGCTATTATCGTCGACTGCTTTTTTGGGCAATGATTAACTCTGGATTTAGCAACCTGCCTTCTGAATGGTGGCACTTTGATTATGGTAACCAATTATGGGCCCGTTACAATAAACAGAAAAGCGCCTTTTATGCTAGTGTAAGCAAAGCTAACATTTAAATATTTTAAAAACCGTACATTAAGATAGTTTGATTATGTTTAAGGAGGAACAATATGCAAACTTTAATTGATCCGAATGACCACTTAGCATTATGGACATTCGTTATGGTAGCTGCTACATCAGCAATTTTCATCGAGCAGCGTTTTAAATGGGCTAGTAAAGTGCCTGGAGCAGTTATAGCACTATTAATCGCGATAGCTGCGTCGAACCTTAATATTATACCTACTGATGCCCCCACTTATGATATCGTTTGGGGT
Protein-coding sequences here:
- a CDS encoding excalibur calcium-binding domain-containing protein; the encoded protein is MKKLLLTTISLVLIASSLPAQAARVKCSDFKSQREAQAYFDAKKPGYQSLDRDKDGIACEALK
- a CDS encoding M15 family metallopeptidase, translated to MMLDVIPLMAEYEWQDLQSVDVIDCSEDLHIISNDEKIKTYPFYFHQEVPNSIDFCAARFSVIKKLHQAAQLLPENLGIIVLDAWRPKAVQLELQRQVGNIIDLQYPQLSLSERNELLLKFVAPANPDFISPHSTGGSIDVTLFDIETGSWINMGSGFDEPSERSYTSFYEKLPDHPACYYRRLLFWAMINSGFSNLPSEWWHFDYGNQLWARYNKQKSAFYASVSKANI